A single Lolium perenne isolate Kyuss_39 chromosome 6, Kyuss_2.0, whole genome shotgun sequence DNA region contains:
- the LOC127306358 gene encoding ethylene receptor 4-like translates to MRRCGDGCDGAVDAMLQCQKVSDFLIAASYLSIPLELLYFASCADLAPLKWLLLQLAAFAVLGGSIHLLAVLSHHHPHSSGLLLASTAAKLLAALVSAATALSLLTFIPRLIRAKLREALLRAKARQLDRDLGLIRRRVEATSRVVRMLTRNIRASPLDPHAILHTTLLHIADALALHVCAVWVPGPGPDGDDQVLQLVHQVSLRDKGAVQLGSQALIPADDPDVVHVMSSEAAKVLGPGSALATASPRGSVAAIRMPMLKVSNFDGGRTPEPSSYAILVLVLPDTDGSRGWSGQDLEIVEVVADQVAVALSHAAVLEEWQSLRDRLAEQHGDLLYAKHEAATATEAIHSAQSAMCGAMQRQMHSVAGLLSMLRHAAATENMRPEQRLVVDAIARTSALSLALANDADAETLTMSRVPFGLHALVRESMAVARCLSGCSGVVFSHQSENPLPEWVVGDETRVFHLLLHMVGTLLSRRPCDGAAPGCLSFSVKRRSVSDEERYGRDWTPMRSSTGCTVRVEFQFRMETPTVRPASSEMGFSFGMCNKIVQMMNGSMRSSGSDGARITVVLQFHLPQPGVHRRTSAPSIPRFDGLRVLLADSDGVSRAVTRMLLEKLGCQVMPVPSGAHCLSLLESAGSYFQLVLLDLDTGATAAEDVFEVALRIRELRSSCWLLVVAALAFGGGDDGGGVRETCQRAGINGVVQKPITLTALGAQLTGVLQNN, encoded by the exons ATGCGGCGGTGCGGCGACGGGTGCGATGGCGCGGTGGACGCGATGCTGCAGTGCCAGAAGGTGAGCGACTTCCTCATCGCCGCCTCCTACCTCTCCATCCCGCTCGAGCTGCTCTACTTCGCCTCCTGCGCCGACCTGGCGCCGCTCAAGTGGCTGCTCCTCCAGCTGGCCGCCTTCGCCGTGCTCGGCGGCTCCATCCACCTGCTCGCCGTGCTCTCCCACCACCACCCGCACTCGTCCGGCCTCCTcctcgcctccaccgccgccaagctCCTCGCCGCGCTCgtctccgccgccaccgcgctcTCCCTCCTCACCTTCATCCCGCGCCTCATCCGCGCCAAGCTCCGCGAGGCCCTCCTACGCGCCAAGGCGCGCCAGCTCGACCGCGACCTCGGCCTCATCCGCCGCCGCGTCGAGGCCACCTCCCGCGTCGTCCGCATGCTCACGCGTAACATCCGCGCCTCCCCGCTCGACCCGCACGCCATTCTCCACACCACCTTGCTCCACATCGCCGACGCGCTCGCGCTCCACGTCTGCGCCGTCTGGGTGCCTGGCCCCGGGCCCGACGGCGACGACCAAGTCCTGCAGCTGGTGCACCAGGTGAGCCTGAGAGACAAGGGCGCAGTGCAGCTGGGCTCGCAGGCCCTTATCCCCGCCGATGACCCCGACGTGGTCCACGTGATGTCCAGCGAGGCCGCCAAGGTGCTCGGGCCGGGCTCGGCGCTCGCGACGGCTAGCCCCCGGGGATCCGTGGCCGCCATACGGATGCCCATGCTCAAGGTCTCCAACTTCGACGGCGGGAGAACTCCCGAGCCAAGCTCCTATGCCATCCTGGTGCTGGTCCTGCCTGACACCGATGGCTCGCGTGGATGGAGCGGCCAGGACCTGGAGATCGTGGAGGTCGTCGCGGACCAGGTCGCCGTGGCGCTCTCCCACGCGGCGGTGCTCGAGGAGTGGCAGTCGCTCCGAGACAGGCTCGCCGAGCAGCACGGCGACCTGCTGTACGCGAAGCacgaggcggcgacggcgacggaggCCATCCACTCCGCCCAGAGCGCCATGTGCGGCGCCATGCAGAGGCAGATGCACTCCGTCGCCGGGCTGCTCTCCATGCTGCGGCACGCCGCCGCCACGGAGAACATGCGGCCCGAGCAGAGGCTCGTCGTCGACGCCATTGCCCGGACGAGCGCGCTCTCGCTGGCGCTAGCGAACGACGCGGACGCGGAGACGCTGACGATGAGCCGCGTGCCGTTCGGCCTCCACGCGCTGGTCAGGGAGAGTATGGCCGTCGCGCGATGCCTGTCCGGGTGCAGTGGCGTCGTGTTCTCGCACCAGTCGGAGAATCCCCTGCCCGAGTGGGTCGTCGGCGACGAGACGAGGGTGTTCCACCTCCTGCTGCACATGGTGGGCACTCTGCTGAGCCGCCGGCCGTGCGATGGCGCCGCGCCGGGATGCCTCTCGTTCTCCGTCAAGAGGCGCAGTGTTAGTGACGAGGAGAGGTACGGCCGGGACTGGACGCCGATGCGATCATCTACAGGTTGCACCGTACGTGTTGAGTTTCAGTTTCGGATGGAAACACCAACGGTCAGACCCGCCAGCTCCGAGATGGGGTTTAGCTTCGGCATGTGCAACAAGATCGTGCAG ATGATGAACGGCAGCATGCGGTCGTCGGGATCAGACGGAGCACGCATCACCGTCGTCCTGCAGTTCCATCTCCCACAGCCGGGCGTGCACCGGCGGACGTCGGCGCCGTCTATCCCTCGCTTCGACGGCCTGAGGGTCCTGCTCGCCGACAGCGACGGCGTGAGCCGGGCGGTGACCCGAATGCTCCTCGAGAAGCTCGGGTGCCAGGTGATGCCGGTGCCGTCGGGAGCGCACTGCCTGAGCCTGCTGGAGAGCGCCGGCTCGTATTTCCAGCTGGTGCTCCTCGATCTCGACACGGGCGCCACCGCGGCGGAGGACGTGTTCGAGGTGGCGCTCCGGATCAGGGAGCTCAGGAGCAGCTGCTGGCTGCTCGTCGTCGCCGCTCTGGCGTTCGGAGGCggggacgacggcggcggcgttcGCGAGACGTGCCAGCGGGCGGGGATAAACGGCGTGGTGCAGAAACCTATCACCCTGACGGCGCTCGGAGCTCAGCTCACTGGAGTACTTCAGAACAACTGA
- the LOC127306359 gene encoding KH domain-containing protein At5g56140 isoform X1: MASGRYMAYSPSPSTTPHSPRISGLRASSAAVAEQEKYLAELLAERHKLNPFVPVLPHSIRLLNQEIIRVSTLLENASLLNQSGLEHGSPLTSGGLYSNGAATDMNGWTSAFQSESSSAYSWRGGSQGSSSGLIVKKQMRVDIPVDQYPTYNFVGRILGPRGNSLKRVEATTDCRVLIRGRGSIKDPAREEMMRGKPGYEHLNEPLHILVEAEMPVEIIDARLMQAREILEDLLKPMQDESQDFFKKQQLRELAMLNGTLREEGMQRSGSQSPFHNSLGMKRAKTRG; encoded by the exons ATGGCGTCGGGACGGTACATGGCCTACTCGCCCTCCCCGTCAACCACCCCGCACTCCCCGCGCATCTCGGGCCTccgcgcctcctccgccgccgtcgccgaacaGGAGAA GTACCTTGCGGAGCTGCTCGCGGAGCGCCACAAGCTCAACCCGTTCGTCCCAGTGCTCCCTCACAGCATACGGTTGCTGAACCAAG aaattatacgtgtttccACACTGTTGGAGAACGCCTCCCTTTTAAATCAAAGTGGCCTTGAACATGGTAGTCCACTAACATCTGGAGGATTATATTCAAATGGAGCAGCTACTGACATGAATGGGTGGACATCAGCATTTCAATCAGAA AGTTCATCTGCTTATAGCTGGCGCGGAGGTTCTCAAGGCAGCTCATCTGGACTAATTGTTAAGAAACAAATGAGGGTTGATATTCCAGTAGACCAATATCCAACA TACAATTTTGTTGGTCGCATCCTTGGTCCTAGAGGAAATTCCTTGAAGCGAGTGGAGGCGACTACTGACTGCCGTGTGCTAATAAGAGGTCGGGGAAGCATTAAAGATCCAGCTCGG GAGGAAATGATGCGAGGAAAGCCAGGATATGAACATCTGAATGAACCCCTTCATATATTGGTTGAGGCAGAGATGCCTGTTGAAATTATTGATGCTCGTCTGATGCAAGCCCGTGAGATCCTTGAAGATCTGCTTAAGCCGATG cAGGATGAGTCTCAGGACTTCTTCAAGAAGCAGCAGCTCCGTGAGCTTGCAATGCTCAATGGCACCCTTCGAGAAGAAGGGATGCAAAGATCTGGTTCTCAATCCCCTTTCCACAACAGCCTTGGAATGAAGAGGGCCAAGACAAGGGGGTAA
- the LOC127306359 gene encoding KH domain-containing protein At5g56140 isoform X2 has protein sequence MASGRYMAYSPSPSTTPHSPRISGLRASSAAVAEQEKYLAELLAERHKLNPFVPVLPHSIRLLNQEIIRVSTLLENASLLNQSGLEHGSPLTSGGLYSNGAATDMNGWTSAFQSESSSAYSWRGGSQGSSSGLIVKKQMRVDIPVDQYPTYNFVGRILGPRGNSLKRVEATTDCRVLIRGRGSIKDPAREEMMRGKPGYEHLNEPLHILVEAEMPVEIIDARLMQAREILEDLLKPMDESQDFFKKQQLRELAMLNGTLREEGMQRSGSQSPFHNSLGMKRAKTRG, from the exons ATGGCGTCGGGACGGTACATGGCCTACTCGCCCTCCCCGTCAACCACCCCGCACTCCCCGCGCATCTCGGGCCTccgcgcctcctccgccgccgtcgccgaacaGGAGAA GTACCTTGCGGAGCTGCTCGCGGAGCGCCACAAGCTCAACCCGTTCGTCCCAGTGCTCCCTCACAGCATACGGTTGCTGAACCAAG aaattatacgtgtttccACACTGTTGGAGAACGCCTCCCTTTTAAATCAAAGTGGCCTTGAACATGGTAGTCCACTAACATCTGGAGGATTATATTCAAATGGAGCAGCTACTGACATGAATGGGTGGACATCAGCATTTCAATCAGAA AGTTCATCTGCTTATAGCTGGCGCGGAGGTTCTCAAGGCAGCTCATCTGGACTAATTGTTAAGAAACAAATGAGGGTTGATATTCCAGTAGACCAATATCCAACA TACAATTTTGTTGGTCGCATCCTTGGTCCTAGAGGAAATTCCTTGAAGCGAGTGGAGGCGACTACTGACTGCCGTGTGCTAATAAGAGGTCGGGGAAGCATTAAAGATCCAGCTCGG GAGGAAATGATGCGAGGAAAGCCAGGATATGAACATCTGAATGAACCCCTTCATATATTGGTTGAGGCAGAGATGCCTGTTGAAATTATTGATGCTCGTCTGATGCAAGCCCGTGAGATCCTTGAAGATCTGCTTAAGCCGATG GATGAGTCTCAGGACTTCTTCAAGAAGCAGCAGCTCCGTGAGCTTGCAATGCTCAATGGCACCCTTCGAGAAGAAGGGATGCAAAGATCTGGTTCTCAATCCCCTTTCCACAACAGCCTTGGAATGAAGAGGGCCAAGACAAGGGGGTAA